From one Phaeodactylum tricornutum CCAP 1055/1 chromosome 16, whole genome shotgun sequence genomic stretch:
- a CDS encoding predicted protein — PRFRNNVWYSWLTTCIGQSGAAWIKWGQWSSTRNDMFPDAFCEQLATLHAAAPAHKWKFSEQTLESSLGIAPGSLLQVFDEIDPVPLASGSIAQIHKAVLDGKSMAVKIRHPNVAALIDMDFRLMKAAATLLDAIPALSWLRIRESVEQFSHTMAAQAYLHVEAHHLEVLNYNFRSWPHVRFPHPFYASSAVIMETFEQGQICTEIFDMYDDVQGHELIPLKMAQFLVTNGVALYLKMLLVDNLMHADLHPGNIMVDCHFMSDPNQKLGKFRIALVDAGMVAQLTDKESSTFIGLLASLGEGDGQQAAEFALQFSLENHMNETQRSAFTEDMVTMFAERCRGYGTGVDVGYVLRGVLGLIRDHKVRIDANFATLVVNCLCIESLAARVCPSYNVLDAARPLL; from the exons CCCCGTTTCCGGAACAATGTCTGGTACAGTTGGTTGACCACCTGCATTGGTCAGAGTGGCGCCGCTTGGATCAAGTGGGGACAATGGAGCAGCACTCGTAACGATATGTTCCCCGACGCATTCTGCGAGCAGCTCGCAACGTTGCACGCCGCAGCCCCCGCACACAAATGGAAATTCTCCGAACAAACCTTGGAAAGCTCTCTCGGAATCGCGCCGGGAAGCCTGTTGCAAGTATTTGATGAAATCGATCCAGTCCCCTTGGCGTCCGGTAGTATTGCGCAAATTCATAAGGCTGTGCTGGACGGCAAATCAATGGCGGTCAAAATAAGACACCCTAACGTCGCCGCTCTTATCGATATGGACTTTCGCCTCATGAAGGCCGCAGCCACCCTTCTGGATGCGATTCCGGCTCTTTCTTGGTTGCGCATTCGGGAATCGGTGGAACAATTCAGCCACACCATGGCGGCACAAGCTTACCTGCACGTCGAAGCACATCATTTGGAAGTCTTGAACTACAACTTTCGGTCGTGGCCGCACGTGCGTTTCCCCCATCCTTTCTACGCAAGCTCGGCCGTTATTATGGAAACGTTTGAGCAGGGACAAATATGCACCGAAATTTTCGATATGTACGACGAT GTTCAAGGACACGAGCTCATCCCTCTCAAAATGGCTCAATTCCTCGTCACCAACGGTGTTGCGCTGTATCTGAAAATGCTCTTGGTCGACAACCTCATGCATGCGGATCTCCACCCTGGAAATATCATGGTCGATTGCCACT TCATGTCGGATCCCAATCAAAAACTTGGCAAGTTTCGCATTGCGCTGGTAGACGCGGGCATGGTGGCCCAACTGACCGACAAAGAGAGTTCCACATTTATCGGACTCTTGGCCAGTCTGGGTGAAGGCGATGGTCAACAGGCGGCCGAATTTGCCCTCCAGTTCTCTTTGGAAAACCACATGAACGAAACTCAACGCTCTGCGTTTACCGAGGACATGGTAACCATGTTTGCCGAGCGCTGTCGCGGCTACGGAACCGGCGTTGACGTTGGATACGTCTTGCGTGGCGTTCTTGGACTCATTCGCGACCACAAGGTCCGTATTGACGCCAACTTTGCTACGCTGGTGGTGAATTGTTTGTGCATCGAAAGTTTGGCCGCCCGCGTTTGTCCCAGCTACAATGTTCTGGACGCGGCGCGACCCTTGTTG